The Drosophila nasuta strain 15112-1781.00 chromosome 2R, ASM2355853v1, whole genome shotgun sequence genome segment ACCGACCTGTGACACAGTTGCCCACAAACTTTGCACCATTTCCGCTGCGGCAGCTTCACTTccgtttcgttgttgttgttgttgatccaGTCGCTGCATGTACCGCCGCTGTCAGAGAGCTAACCCTGCCATAGCCTGATTAACGTTTAAACTCATTAAGATAACGCAATTTTTGGCGCTAAGcttaattttgcttttgctttcgcaGCTGCCACCGTCACAGCTGCAGGGCGCCCCAAATATACAGTGGAGAGGGGGAGTGGAAGGAGTAAAGGTCATCCAGTTGGAAATCTCAAATCTGTTGCCATTGTCTGGCGCTTTTTGCTTGTAATTGGTTTGTAAACAATTTCAGTTGCTCTTTGACAATTTGCTTGGCCATTTTGTTTCGTTGCGTGGCGGCTAATtgcgaaatgcgaaatgcgcaacaaacattttgaaagGCATCTTATCAAAATGGGAGCACTgcgaattcaatttaaatgtatattggACAACTGCTCGGCCATTAAAGAACATTTATTGAAGTACTTAAAAGTTGCAACTAGCTAATTTAATGAGTGGCTACACTTAAAGcaatattgttatttgttattaattaatttcacagTGATGCGAGGGTTATGCTTTTAGATTATTGAgctattgtaatttttatagCGATTCGTTGAGTTTGCAAAGAAAACGACGTAACTCTTTTTATACTGAGTTAAACTTACTAAGTCTTagataatattttatagaaataaagaagaaattaTTGAACATGTTGATATTTATAGGgatgatttaaatttttcgtaTACAACAGATGTTTTGGATTGCTAAAATTGACTATCAATAATTCCAGgcttattaataaaatgattcTTAATAACAAAACCTAATTGCACCAAGCATTCTTCACTTTAAGGCTTTACTTTCTGATTAATCTGAAAGGTGgctaaaaaacataaactcgCAGATCCAAACTCGAATTAGTTTTATGTATCTCCTAACTACTATCTACTCAAATGTTAAATGGCAAAAGAAAATGAGTCGATGCTGAAAATATCgcaatatttcataaattttaattaaattcaaatcagtATAAAGAAGTTTACTTTCTATCAAAATGCCGCACATGTTGCCTTGAGCTCGACTCGTATATCTCGGAGAGCGAAGTGCAGGTGATGCGATAGCTGTACACATCCAGCTCCACTTGAACCGCTGCCATGGCTCTGAACACGCTCGACAATGGTATGGCTTCAAAGGGAATATAGTAGACTCGATGCTGATCGTAACTGCCACGCAACTCGGCCATCGGCAGCTCCGCCTCCATGAAACTGGCAGCATCCTGATGCCTCATTGCCTTAGTGTGCCACGAATCATTCTCGTTGCTGGAGAAGCTGTAATTGCCACGTCGCCGCCGTTCCGCCTCATCTTCGCTGTGGCTGCTATTCTCCTCGAAGTAACTTGAACCCAAGAGACTGACATAGGGATCAACGCTACGATGGCGCGTATAAATCACTTTGATCACCTTCATTTCCACGAGACAGCCACGCGAATGAAGGCTCGTCAATTGATCCACGGTGCCAATGCTGCGCAGCGACCCATTGGCCAGATATGCGATTGTATCGCACAGTTCGATGGCCTCATCAAAGTCCTCGGTGGCCATAACAACCGTGCGACCAATGTGCTTCAAAATGCGTATCAGCTGCCACGTGGCCACCTTGCTCCACTGTCCCATGCCGCGCGTTGGCTCCTCCATCATCACGGTATTTGTGCTGGACAACACAGAGATGCCCACAGTCAGCTTTCGTCTTTGGGAGAAACCCAAACGATCGATGCGTGTGTGCATATACATATTGAGATTCAAGGCATCGCACAGATTGTCAATGATCTGTGGCACCAACTCCACTTTCCTCCCATTCAAGAGGCAATAGAAACGTAATATTTCCCGGACAGACATGTAACCAAGTAAAGCATTGCCACCGGGACAATAGCCGAGATGTGTATACGTCTCCTTCGGCCGCTGACGCACACTGATGCCTGCCACATAGATGTCGCCACTCGTGATGCTCTCGGCACCCACAGTCATTGAAATGATGTCCGATTTTCCCGAATGTCGCATGCCTACAATGCCAAAAACTTCACGTGGCTGGACCATAAAGGAAACATTATTCAGTCTATTTTGATTGCCCACACGTTTGCTGACATCTTTGAACACCAAAGGTAATTTCATCATCTCATACGAATTCAATTGATCAACTTTTTCATGCTCATCCCAAACATCATGGAAGGATAAATTTATTGTCTTCCTGAAACTTCGCGCAGTTCGCTTATAACGCTGTCGTATACGCCAAATCCAATCCTCGACAATAAACGGATGCTTCGTAATGACGACCAACAGATAGCCATAAGCAAACAGCTGCAACACAAGCAACACCAGCTCCGTCATGATGCCCGGGTATTCATAGTCCGCATAGCCAGCCAGATGGCAACACGCAGCCTCGAATTTGCAGCCGCCCAACTGTTCGCAAGCTCTTCGCAGAGCGCGATTCACATGCAGTTTGCGCAGCCCACGATACATATTCATCGTAGATGACCAAAAGAAGAACGTGTAGATAAACTCGGAGCCACGCAGCTCAGTCAATTGGATGACCAGCATGATCAGCACACTGCTGCCACCCAGAATAAACAACGTTACCATGAATCCAAAGAAGATACGCGCAAAGAGCGCCGCAATTAGATAGACAAAGGGCAATACAGCCATGCCAAAGAGAAACAGCACCAGGAACATGTTGAACACAAAGAGACCATCGTCATAATTCCGCTTATCTGCATTAACCACGATATCGTGCACTACTAGCAGCACAACGAGATAGATAATTACGACTGTAAAGACAAACATATCAGCCAGCATATGCGACACCCAATACATGGTCATATTGTTGCCACTCAAGTATATGACACGCCGATTTCCTGTAGTGAATTCCGATATCAGAGGCACCACCATCAAAGCAATACTCGCACACAACACCAAGATGATCAGGTTGCCCAAACCCAACACCATCCCCGAGTGTATGTTATACTGCTCGAGTATTAGTTTGTTGGAAAACGTGATGGGATGATTGGCCAGTCGTATTTCCGATCGCGGTCCAATCAAATGTATAGCCAAGGCATTGTGCATCATATTCAAAGAAATCGGAGCCGCATGCACCAATTTGTTGTTCCAGAAACACAATATCGAATCGGGACTGACGTCGGCAGCAACCACATAAAATGTGGCCACACGCAATATGGATATCATTTGCAAGAAGATCAAATAAGGTTTCAATTCTCGCCTACCCACCAAATAGGTGAACACATGATCCTCGTGCTGATCACGATCGCTGAGACGACGATGATGCTTCTCATAGCCTTTGGTTATGGAATATGTGACCATCTCTTCGCTCAAATCCGTACGCTTCATCAGCACCACAGTCTCTGGATAAGTCGTCAGCGTAATATTTACACGCGGCAGATGCGAAAAGTGCGAGCTTTGCCAGTTGAAAAAGACACAAGCGGAAAGCAGCACGATTATAGTAATGGGTAGCCAATAGAAACGTGTCAATTGTATAATCTTCTTGTGTATAAAGGCCCCAAATTGCAGACAAGTGCGTTTGAACTCATCCTCCTCGGTGACTTTACTGTGAAAGCAGCGTTGCAGCTCCTCATTCATGACCTCCACATCAATCTGATCGGAGATATCCGAAAAGTCCTTCATAAAGACATCGCGCAACGTTTGCACCTTCACCCACAAACGTCCTAAGCCCATGGTAGTGCTCCTTTGATGCAAGTCATCGAGAAGATCGGCCAGTCGAAGATCATTTCCCATGGGCAATGTAACATCCAATTTACCCGAACTGGGTAAATTTTTGATCACAGCATTGCTGGGAAAATACTGCCGCAACAACGTCATAAATTCATAATCCTGTGCTTTGGTGCCCGACAAAACATCGCCAAGTAAACTGTAATTGTTGCAGAACTTTTCATGCAGACTCAAATTACGATCATAGCACTGCAAGAGACCACAATAGACAACAGCAATGCGATCGCCCAGATACTCAGCTTCATCACAATACGAAGTATTCACAATAAGCACCCGTGAGAGTCCCGCATGTTTAAGTAAATCCCACATGCGATATTTCCATTGACTAGTCAAACCCTGCGACGGATCCTCAATAATGACAGCATGATTACCGCCGCACAAAGTGCAGCAAACACTCAAGCAACGCGCTTGGCCAAAACTCATATTATCGGCCAAACATTCCGCCTCATCAATGTCCATTTTAAGcagtgaaatatatttgcgTGTCTCACGCACAATCTGACGATAGTTGCGCATGCCACGCAAATGCATATAGAAGTAAAGATTCTCGATCGTAGTCAACTGACTGAAGACAATGCTATCCGTTCGCAAGATAGTGCACAAGGTATCCGTTCCCTTATAGTTCTGTAcgtcgttgccatcgatgatGACGCGACCCGAAGACATTTTCACATCCCCTGTGATGATGTGACTGAGCAGCATATTATTGTGATCGCATTTCTGATTGAGTATCACGGTTATTTCATTCGGATGTATGATCATCGTGATGTCATTTAAGTAATCCGTATCGCCAACAGTTTTTTGTTACCTGCAACACCTGAATGCCTTTGTTGCTATCGAACAACTCCTCATTAACAATCGCTTTCGGGTTCTCGTCTGGTTTTTTCATGCCGCCGAAAATTAAAAGAGTGCAACGATTCAGGTTCAACGCTGCTGAATGAACTTTCATCCACCGAACTCCAGGCATGCAGACGCTCTGGCTGTCCTTTAATGCTCTCAAAGCTCGATGAGCTGTCCGGTGGCTCATTGGCAACTCTGCGTTTATGGGCAGCTTCTCGTTGAATTCTGGTTGAGCCTGTTGATCTAAAGTTCAGTTTCAGGTCCTTATCCGAGGTGGAAGCTGGATTAAGTCGTCGCGTTGTCATTGTGCCAACATCCACCATATTGCTGGGACGCACAGTTTGGTTACGTTTATCGCCAATGTGCTCGACACTGGCTGCATCTTTATTTTCATACAGATCATCCTCATGCACAGTGAGATGCACAACGAGAAACCAGAGAAATCTGCTAAGCAACGGACCCTTCTCCTTTTGCCTCTTGAGGTGTTCATATAAAGCTTTTAATGGGTAATACCATTTCTTTGCCACAGTTTGCTTGTCCACTTGCATCACATATAACTCCGGTGGATTTTTATAGTGTTGATAAACGAGGATTAACATATAAATGACCGAgtccagcagcaacatgccACAGACATGCGAACAGCACAAAGTATCGCCAGCAAAATGCGGTTTACGAAAGTTCTTCCAAGCGAATCCTTCGCCGCTACTCTCAAACTCTAAAATGATATTCAAACCAATTGCGAGTCCAGTGTCATGCGATAAACAGGCCAACAGGCTGTAGCTCATGGGCAACTTATGACTAAAGACTAACATAAATGTATAAGGAGCAATTGTAATCAGTCGCATCATTAGCGCATATCTCGCATTCTTGCTCTTGCGCACAACGACCACCGAGATCATGAGTATAAAACTGCAATTGGCGAAAACATAGCAGACGAGGAAGAAGAACACAGCTACCCAATTGCTGTACTCAAAGATGGCATGAGAACCATAGGAAGGTGATAAAATTAACAGTATAATTAGACTTGCAGTCACCTGCGATAAAAATATGATCGAGAACCAAGCACACCAATTCAGCTCCTCGATGCGCATCATTTTCATTATGCCGCGTTCGTTCTCATCCGTAATCGCCTTGACGATGGAAATGCTGGGAAATGCGTAGGTGAAAAGTATGGTGAGGGGCAGCAGTATCTTCAGATGCGTGAGGTACTCGTCACGCACATGTCTTCGCCTCGGAAAGCTGACCATTTGTATTTGTGGTATAACCATATTGGTGAGATCTTTATGGCCCGACTTTAGCTCGAGGAATGACATAGCAATCGCATGCTGGAGTTGCACGAAACCTTCTTCAAAGTAGCCAGGAGGAACGCCTGTGTAATTTGATCTGTGCTCCTCACCACTAGGATTGTAAGCCTGTGAATATATGTTATCGGTGCCCCAGAGCAGTGGATTCTTGGGATCCGGCGAAGTTCGCAGCACAGGGGGAAAACGCAACTCATAATCAAGGACAATGGGCATCTCGGTGATGTTCATTTCCATTCCCAGAAATTTAACACCCGCCAGGTAATTTGTCTGCTGCATGCGCAACTCCATTTCGTTGTCATCGGCAACATGATCGTAACCatccaacttcaacttctcCACAGTCGTGGCAATGATGTTGTCACATGGTTTGCACCTGGGCGTATAATACAATTTCATGATCAACAACTCACTTGAATTGTGCTGCAATTGGGCCAGCGTCTCGTGCATTTTCTCCAGACTATCGATGTCCACGGGATCATGCAGCACTTTGTTCTCCACCTTCGGTATAGTCAAGCCACGCAGCAAAACGAGAATGGGAAGGAAAACCAGCGAAATCAGAAAGATCTTGACATAATGCAATTTATACGACTTTTGTATGTTCAACGTTTTCCAAAAGGCCAAAGCGAATTTGCGCGTTCtattaaaagatttattttgttcgcGCAACACGGCCTCAGGATCCCATTTAGCataatgcattttatatttatttcttcaaaTTATTAGCACTCAAAAAAAAGGTAAACGAACAAAGTTATTTCGAATGTCAATTGAAGTTATTTAtggcataaacaaaaattgtgatTGACTGAGCTTTCAACGAACActcaaaacaatttcaatttaacatTTCATCAGAAAGAGGAAGTGGTCTGAGGCAAGTTGCAAGTGAGGCATTGAGAATGAGGCCGTCATGTGGTCAAACAACCGACCGAGgcgacaataacaacgacagcagcaacaacaacgacgacaaagGACAAAAGACAAGCATCAGGGAACTTCACGCATAAACCGAAAAATAGGAAAATGTTGAGCGACATCGCAATGAAACAGCTGCTGCCCTGCTGAGCTGTGGTTGCAGTTCATGCCAGCAAAATCCCAGAGAAGTGAGAGGAGAGTGAGAGGAAGGTACATAatccctcacacacacacacacagagacagacagacacattCGCATGTGGACACACATGCACGCATAGGCAATGTAACGGTCCCAAAAATGTTCTGCAATATGCGTCGAGGGGAAAATTCATCATAAATTTTATGCGGCAACATGGGAGCCAAACAAAAGCTAAACGCAAACTTTTCATATGCTTCTCAAAAATTGTCACACAACTGCTGCAAGAGATTTGCATGCCCTGCACTTGTTACTACTCGAATATAGGGTATATAGAATAGCTTTCGAGTGTCAATGCATCTTGTTATGATAACTGTTAGTCGTTTACATTCAAGCATTGTTTTACAGCATTGTTGTTAAATGCAATGCTGTCACATTTGAATTGCACAGTCAGAAAAAAACCCTTAAGGATTTCACTTGCTGGTCCACAAAAATTCTTGTTGTTAACTCAATTTCTCGATAGTCCGATTTGCATAAATGTCTCTTCTCTCGAACAccccgcagcagcagcagcagcagcattccAAGAGTAACTATTGTTTTGCCAAGTGCCAGCAGCTGTGTCTGCGAACATTTCCTTAAAGGTCGAATCATGACAGAAAGACACAGATCAACTGGCAGTTCAACAACTTGTCTGCATTTTTAACGACTTATGCATAGACTTGCCCTTCTTTATAACATTTCATGACTGATGATAATCGAGCCATCGCTCGAATCCCATCATGATTATATGCCATTGTCAGAACAGcttttcctctctctcactctctctctctgctgctgcacatTTGTCTGTATTAAGCCGGCAATTGGTGTTGTCATCGAGTGCcatcaattgaaattgcatcACATCAAAAGTTATAAGTTTTCATTACGCGCTGACGTTTAATATGGCGTTCAACTAATACATCAgcaatccacacacacacacacacgcttatCCGAAAAAGTTTGTCAATGTGTCAGCAAATGACATGCATAGTGAAAAAAGAGGGAGACGgagagatggagacggagacggaagCGCAGCTGAATGACGATGGCgcataaaagtatgcaacacttgaCGACGCTGCCAATGTCACAATTATTTGGAGCTTCGCGCATGTGAGGGGGCGTGGCACAgattgcagctgcagcttaaCATTTgatacccacacacacaaacacacgcacacacacacacacacacaggaacACACGGAGACTGGCAAACAGGAAATCACTAGAGCAACTTTTTTAATggaatcaaatcaaattgttcGGAAGCTGTAAAAAGCGATTGCACGGAAGCGTTTTGAGTTGTTGACAGCCGGCGACAACCACCACCGCATTCGACAACCGCCAAGGTGCCAACACGCTGTGTGAGTG includes the following:
- the LOC132785174 gene encoding phospholipid-transporting ATPase ABCA3-like, translated to MHYAKWDPEAVLREQNKSFNRTRKFALAFWKTLNIQKSYKLHYVKIFLISLVFLPILVLLRGLTIPKVENKVLHDPVDIDSLEKMHETLAQLQHNSSELLIMKLYYTPRCKPCDNIIATTVEKLKLDGYDHVADDNEMELRMQQTNYLAGVKFLGMEMNITEMPIVLDYELRFPPVLRTSPDPKNPLLWGTDNIYSQAYNPSGEEHRSNYTGVPPGYFEEGFVQLQHAIAMSFLELKSGHKDLTNMVIPQIQMVSFPRRRHVRDEYLTHLKILLPLTILFTYAFPSISIVKAITDENERGIMKMMRIEELNWCAWFSIIFLSQVTASLIILLILSPSYGSHAIFEYSNWVAVFFFLVCYVFANCSFILMISVVVVRKSKNARYALMMRLITIAPYTFMLVFSHKLPMSYSLLACLSHDTGLAIGLNIILEFESSGEGFAWKNFRKPHFAGDTLCCSHVCGMLLLDSVIYMLILVYQHYKNPPELYVMQVDKQTVAKKWYYPLKALYEHLKRQKEKGPLLSRFLWFLVVHLTVHEDDLYENKDAASVEHIGDKRNQTVRPSNMVDVGTMTTRRLNPASTSDKDLKLNFRSTGSTRIQREAAHKRRVANEPPDSSSSFESIKGQPERLHAWSSVDESSFSSVEPESLHSFNFRRHEKTRREPESDSVGDTDYLNDITMIIHPNEITVILNQKCDHNNMLLSHIITGDVKMSSGRVIIDGNDVQNYKGTDTLCTILRTDSIVFSQLTTIENLYFYMHLRGMRNYRQIVRETRKYISLLKMDIDEAECLADNMSFGQARCLSVCCTLCGGNHAVIIEDPSQGLTSQWKYRMWDLLKHAGLSRVLIVNTSYCDEAEYLGDRIAVVYCGLLQCYDRNLSLHEKFCNNYSLLGDVLSGTKAQDYEFMTLLRQYFPSNAVIKNLPSSGKLDVTLPMGNDLRLADLLDDLHQRSTTMGLGRLWVKVQTLRDVFMKDFSDISDQIDVEVMNEELQRCFHSKVTEEDEFKRTCLQFGAFIHKKIIQLTRFYWLPITIIVLLSACVFFNWQSSHFSHLPRVNITLTTYPETVVLMKRTDLSEEMVTYSITKGYEKHHRRLSDRDQHEDHVFTYLVGRRELKPYLIFLQMISILRVATFYVVAADVSPDSILCFWNNKLVHAAPISLNMMHNALAIHLIGPRSEIRLANHPITFSNKLILEQYNIHSGMVLGLGNLIILVLCASIALMVVPLISEFTTGNRRVIYLSGNNMTMYWVSHMLADMFVFTVVIIYLVVLLVVHDIVVNADKRNYDDGLFVFNMFLVLFLFGMAVLPFVYLIAALFARIFFGFMVTLFILGGSSVLIMLVIQLTELRGSEFIYTFFFWSSTMNMYRGLRKLHVNRALRRACEQLGGCKFEAACCHLAGYADYEYPGIMTELVLLVLQLFAYGYLLVVITKHPFIVEDWIWRIRQRYKRTARSFRKTINLSFHDVWDEHEKVDQLNSYEMMKLPLVFKDVSKRVGNQNRLNNVSFMVQPREVFGIVGMRHSGKSDIISMTVGAESITSGDIYVAGISVRQRPKETYTHLGYCPGGNALLGYMSVREILRFYCLLNGRKVELVPQIIDNLCDALNLNMYMHTRIDRLGFSQRRKLTVGISVLSSTNTVMMEEPTRGMGQWSKVATWQLIRILKHIGRTVVMATEDFDEAIELCDTIAYLANGSLRSIGTVDQLTSLHSRGCLVEMKVIKVIYTRHRSVDPYVSLLGSSYFEENSSHSEDEAERRRRGNYSFSSNENDSWHTKAMRHQDAASFMEAELPMAELRGSYDQHRVYYIPFEAIPLSSVFRAMAAVQVELDVYSYRITCTSLSEIYESSSRQHVRHFDRK